The Amycolatopsis sp. 195334CR genome window below encodes:
- a CDS encoding Insertion element protein, protein MTERATPFHCPYCGDEDLRPEENGAWLCSSCRRVFSVKFLGLSLPEVAKK, encoded by the coding sequence GTGACCGAGCGCGCGACACCGTTCCACTGCCCCTACTGCGGTGACGAAGATCTCCGGCCGGAAGAGAACGGGGCCTGGCTCTGTTCGAGTTGCCGACGGGTCTTCTCGGTGAAGTTCCTCGGATTGTCCCTTCCGGAGGTGGCGAAGAAATGA
- a CDS encoding nitrite/sulfite reductase, with protein MASPARPSTSRPARAKQRRGEGQWALGYREPLNPNERSKKDDNPLNVRARIENLYAHGGFDSIDPADLRGRFRWFGLYTQRKPGIDGGRTATLEPEELDDRYFMLRVRLDGGALTLAQLRVLGEISQRYARDTADITDRQNIQYHWIQVEDMPAIWRKLEDAGMTTMEACGDSPRVILGSPVAGIAAEEVIDGTPAIDEIKRRFIGDPRYSNLPRKFKTAISGQADVAHEIHDVAFVGVHHPEHGPGFDLWVGGGLSTNPMIGQRLGAWVPLDEVPEVWEGVISVFRDYGYRRLRSRARIKFLVKDWGAEKFRQVLQDEYLKRELVDGPAPEVPDRPIDHVGVHRQVDGKRYVGFAPIAGRVSGTTLLAAADAVERAGSDRVRLTPQQKLVVLDVPEEKVTELQVSLSKLGLDSEPSPWRRGVMACTGLEFCKLAIVETKARAHDLVGDLEKRLSDIGLDEALSVHLNGCPNSCARIQTADIGLKGQIVTDNDGNQVEGFQVHLGGGLGLDAGFGRKLRGHKVTSTELTDYVERVVRNFAEKRETGERFAQWVARAEESDLQ; from the coding sequence ATGGCCTCGCCTGCTCGCCCGAGCACGTCCCGCCCCGCACGCGCCAAGCAGCGGCGCGGGGAGGGGCAGTGGGCGCTCGGCTACCGCGAACCGCTCAACCCGAACGAGCGCTCCAAGAAGGACGACAACCCGCTCAACGTCCGGGCCAGGATCGAGAACCTCTACGCGCACGGCGGCTTCGACTCGATCGACCCCGCCGACCTGCGCGGCCGGTTCCGCTGGTTCGGCCTCTACACCCAGCGCAAGCCGGGCATCGACGGCGGCCGCACGGCCACCCTGGAGCCCGAGGAGCTGGACGACCGCTACTTCATGCTGCGGGTCCGCCTCGACGGCGGCGCGCTGACGCTGGCCCAGCTGCGCGTGCTCGGCGAGATCTCGCAGCGCTACGCGCGCGACACCGCCGACATCACCGACCGGCAGAACATCCAGTACCACTGGATCCAGGTCGAGGACATGCCGGCGATCTGGCGGAAGCTGGAAGACGCCGGGATGACCACGATGGAGGCCTGCGGCGACAGCCCGCGCGTCATCCTCGGCTCCCCGGTGGCCGGCATCGCCGCCGAGGAGGTCATCGACGGCACGCCCGCGATCGACGAGATCAAGCGCCGGTTCATCGGTGACCCGCGTTACTCGAACCTGCCGCGCAAGTTCAAGACCGCGATCTCCGGCCAGGCCGACGTGGCGCACGAGATCCACGACGTGGCCTTCGTCGGGGTGCACCACCCCGAGCACGGCCCCGGCTTCGACCTGTGGGTCGGCGGCGGGCTGTCCACCAACCCGATGATCGGCCAGCGCCTGGGCGCCTGGGTGCCGCTCGACGAGGTGCCCGAGGTCTGGGAGGGCGTGATCAGCGTCTTCCGCGACTACGGCTACCGCCGCCTGCGCTCGCGGGCGCGGATCAAGTTCCTGGTCAAGGACTGGGGCGCGGAGAAGTTCCGCCAGGTGCTGCAGGACGAGTACCTCAAGCGCGAGCTGGTCGACGGCCCGGCGCCCGAGGTGCCCGACCGCCCGATCGACCACGTCGGCGTGCACCGGCAGGTCGACGGCAAGCGCTACGTCGGTTTCGCGCCGATCGCCGGCCGCGTCTCCGGCACCACGCTGCTGGCCGCCGCGGACGCGGTGGAGCGGGCCGGTTCCGACCGCGTCCGGCTCACCCCGCAGCAGAAGCTCGTGGTGCTCGACGTGCCCGAGGAGAAGGTCACCGAGCTCCAGGTCTCGCTGTCGAAGCTGGGCCTGGACAGCGAGCCGTCGCCGTGGCGGCGCGGCGTGATGGCCTGCACCGGGCTGGAGTTCTGCAAGCTGGCCATCGTCGAGACCAAGGCCCGCGCGCACGACCTGGTCGGCGACCTGGAGAAGCGGCTGTCCGACATCGGCCTGGACGAGGCGCTGAGCGTGCACCTCAACGGCTGCCCGAACTCGTGCGCCCGCATCCAGACCGCCGACATCGGGCTCAAGGGCCAGATCGTCACCGACAACGACGGCAACCAGGTCGAAGGCTTCCAGGTGCACCTCGGCGGCGGGCTCGGCCTGGACGCCGGATTCGGCCGGAAACTGCGCGGGCACAAGGTGACCAGCACCGAGCTGACCGATTACGTGGAACGCGTCGTGCGCAATTTCGCGGAAAAGCGCGAAACGGGCGAGCGGTTCGCGCAGTGGGTGGCCCGCGCCGAGGAAAGCGATCTGCAGTGA
- a CDS encoding putative leader peptide, which produces MTRAGDLAPTIRATLDHIVDAWHPGTVTYAGVLLVARRHVDLRRVASALCRA; this is translated from the coding sequence GTGACCAGGGCCGGTGACCTCGCTCCCACCATTCGGGCAACGCTCGACCACATTGTGGACGCGTGGCACCCTGGGACCGTGACTTACGCCGGTGTCCTCCTCGTGGCCCGCCGCCACGTCGACCTCCGGCGTGTCGCCAGCGCCCTCTGCCGTGCGTAA
- the hemW gene encoding radical SAM family heme chaperone HemW: MQLLTDPTPPVELALPESALAGLGTRPFGVYVHVPFCATRCGYCDFNTYTAGELGTSSSPTSWLDGLRRELDLAAAMLGRAPAVDTVFVGGGTPSLLGGDGLAAVLDAVRSSFGLAKGAEVTTESNPESTSPAFFADIRDAGYNRVSLGMQSAAQHVLKVLDRVHTPGRPILAAIEARSAGFEHVNLDLIYGTPGERVEDLRASLDAVLTAGVDHVSAYALIVEEGTALARRVRRGELPMPDDDVLAAYYELIDEVLGTAGLRWYEVSNWASSDAARCHHNLGYWRGGDWWGAGPGAHSHVGGVRWWNVKHPAKYADLLAAGHVPAGGQEVLTPSERHVERVMLELRLAEGLPLDALDGAGASEARAAAREGLLVESALDAGRAVLTDKGRLLADGVVRRLVP; this comes from the coding sequence GTGCAACTGCTCACCGATCCCACGCCGCCCGTCGAGCTGGCCCTCCCCGAATCCGCGCTGGCGGGCCTGGGCACCCGGCCGTTCGGGGTCTACGTGCACGTGCCGTTCTGCGCCACGCGCTGCGGCTACTGCGACTTCAACACTTATACCGCCGGCGAGCTCGGCACGTCCTCCTCTCCCACCAGCTGGCTGGACGGGCTGCGCCGCGAACTGGACCTGGCCGCGGCGATGCTGGGCCGGGCCCCCGCGGTGGACACGGTGTTCGTCGGCGGTGGCACGCCCTCGCTGCTCGGCGGGGACGGCCTCGCCGCCGTGCTGGACGCCGTGCGCTCGTCGTTCGGCCTGGCCAAGGGCGCCGAGGTGACCACCGAGTCCAACCCGGAGTCGACCTCGCCCGCGTTCTTCGCCGACATCCGTGACGCCGGTTACAACCGCGTGTCGCTGGGCATGCAGTCCGCCGCGCAGCACGTGCTGAAGGTGCTGGACCGGGTGCACACGCCGGGGCGGCCGATCCTGGCCGCGATCGAGGCCCGCTCGGCCGGGTTCGAGCACGTCAACCTCGACCTGATCTACGGCACGCCGGGGGAGCGGGTCGAGGACCTGCGCGCGTCGCTGGACGCGGTGCTCACGGCCGGGGTGGACCACGTCTCGGCGTACGCGCTGATCGTCGAGGAGGGCACCGCGCTGGCCAGGCGGGTGCGCCGCGGCGAGCTGCCGATGCCGGACGACGACGTGCTCGCGGCCTACTACGAGCTGATCGACGAGGTGCTCGGCACGGCAGGGCTGCGCTGGTACGAGGTGTCGAACTGGGCGTCGTCGGACGCCGCGCGCTGCCACCACAACCTGGGCTACTGGCGCGGTGGTGACTGGTGGGGCGCCGGGCCGGGGGCGCACAGCCACGTCGGCGGGGTGCGCTGGTGGAACGTGAAGCACCCGGCGAAGTACGCGGACCTGCTGGCCGCGGGGCACGTACCGGCGGGTGGGCAGGAGGTGCTCACCCCGTCCGAACGGCACGTCGAACGGGTGATGCTGGAACTGCGCCTCGCCGAGGGGCTGCCGCTGGACGCCCTGGACGGCGCGGGCGCGTCCGAAGCCAGGGCGGCGGCTCGGGAGGGGCTGCTGGTCGAGTCCGCTTTGGACGCGGGGCGGGCGGTGCTGACGGACAAGGGCCGCCTGCTCGCCGACGGCGTCGTGCGCCGCCTGGTGCCCTAG
- a CDS encoding IS110 family transposase: MTDQHTGVDTAQHTAVIAGVDTHKDTHTAAALDPVGRVLGTHTFPATTAGYTALGTWLAGFGTVSAAGVEGTGSYGAGLARYLAGEGVTVVEVNQPDRHARRRKGKTDTQDAINTARAVLAGHAEATPKAGTGPAAAITALRTALTSAVKSRTAALNQLHALIVTAPAPLRESLSGLTGTALTRACARLRPGTDLTSPVNATKTALRRLARRITDLTTEITDAKTDLNTLTRQVLPATTAVFGVGPDTAAQLLATAGDNPDRITTEAQFAHLCGTAPIDASSGRNNRHRLNRGGDRHANAALHRIVIVRLRHCPRTRAYLERRTREGLPKRHIIRCLKRYVAREIHRTITTDIANLTTTP, from the coding sequence ATGACTGATCAGCACACCGGCGTCGACACTGCCCAGCACACCGCGGTGATCGCCGGGGTCGATACCCATAAAGACACCCACACCGCCGCCGCGCTCGATCCTGTCGGCCGGGTACTGGGCACGCACACCTTCCCGGCCACCACCGCCGGCTACACCGCGCTGGGCACCTGGCTGGCCGGGTTCGGCACGGTGTCCGCGGCCGGGGTGGAGGGCACCGGTTCCTACGGCGCGGGCCTGGCCCGCTACCTGGCCGGCGAGGGTGTCACGGTGGTGGAGGTCAACCAGCCCGACCGGCATGCCCGCCGCCGCAAGGGAAAGACCGACACCCAGGACGCGATCAACACCGCCCGCGCCGTCCTGGCCGGCCACGCTGAGGCCACCCCCAAAGCCGGCACCGGGCCCGCCGCCGCGATCACCGCCCTGCGCACCGCGCTGACCAGCGCGGTCAAATCCCGCACCGCCGCGCTCAACCAACTCCACGCCCTGATCGTCACCGCCCCCGCCCCGCTACGCGAATCCTTGTCCGGCCTGACCGGCACAGCCCTGACCAGGGCCTGCGCCCGGCTGCGCCCCGGCACCGACCTCACCAGCCCCGTCAACGCCACGAAAACCGCGCTCCGCCGCCTCGCCCGGCGCATCACCGACCTCACCACCGAGATCACCGACGCCAAAACCGACCTGAACACCCTGACCCGCCAGGTCCTGCCCGCCACCACCGCCGTGTTCGGCGTCGGCCCCGACACCGCCGCCCAGCTCCTGGCCACCGCCGGAGACAACCCCGACCGCATCACCACCGAAGCCCAGTTCGCCCACCTCTGCGGCACCGCCCCGATCGACGCCAGCAGCGGCCGCAACAACCGCCACCGCCTCAACCGCGGCGGCGACCGCCACGCCAACGCCGCCCTCCACCGAATAGTGATCGTCCGCCTGCGCCACTGCCCCCGCACCCGCGCCTACCTCGAACGACGCACCCGCGAAGGCCTCCCCAAACGACACATCATCCGCTGCCTCAAACGCTACGTCGCACGCGAAATCCACCGAACCATCACCACAGACATAGCCAACCTCACAACAACCCCTTGA
- a CDS encoding response regulator transcription factor, with product MIRVLLADDQALVRSAFALLISSAGDMDVVGEAADGAQAVAMARAERADVVVMDIRMPGTDGIAATARIAEDPDLAGVRVLILTTFESDDNVLGALRAGASGFLVKDAKPAALLDAIRTVADGDALLSPGATRALITRVLAHPDPPGDVLAVLTARERQVLTLIGRGLSNAELAEELVISPLTAKTYVSRLLTKLDARDRAQLVIAAYESGLIHPRR from the coding sequence GTGATCCGGGTCCTGCTGGCCGACGACCAGGCGCTGGTCCGCAGCGCGTTCGCCCTGCTGATCTCGTCGGCCGGGGACATGGACGTGGTGGGCGAGGCGGCCGACGGCGCGCAGGCGGTGGCGATGGCCCGGGCCGAGCGCGCCGACGTGGTGGTGATGGACATCCGCATGCCCGGCACCGACGGCATCGCGGCCACCGCGCGGATCGCCGAGGACCCCGACCTGGCCGGGGTGCGGGTGCTGATCCTGACCACCTTCGAGTCGGACGACAACGTGCTCGGCGCGCTGCGGGCCGGGGCCAGCGGGTTCCTGGTCAAGGACGCCAAACCGGCCGCGCTGCTGGACGCCATCCGGACCGTCGCCGACGGGGACGCGCTGCTGTCACCGGGTGCGACGCGGGCGCTGATCACCCGGGTGCTGGCCCACCCGGACCCGCCGGGCGACGTGCTGGCGGTGCTCACCGCGCGGGAGCGGCAGGTGCTGACGCTGATCGGGCGGGGGCTGAGCAACGCGGAACTGGCCGAGGAGCTGGTGATCAGCCCGCTGACCGCGAAGACCTACGTCAGCCGCCTGCTCACCAAGCTCGACGCGCGGGACCGGGCGCAGCTGGTGATCGCCGCCTACGAATCCGGCCTCATCCACCCACGCCGCTGA
- a CDS encoding sensor histidine kinase: MTREPGRRVGLADAALTAALTAVTVLTAWLLPAHWFEGRALNLLGAALLVAQALPVLVRRRWPLPALLVGCAAAVPYHAVDYPHEVALPPIMVLLYTAVVTGTRKRTIATLLPIFLAIALTIGLTQDGPPGVEIAAPLGWLTVATVFGEAVRQHRQYIDGLHERAARGVAEERLRIARDLHDVLAHNIVVINAHAGVAAHLLDEDRENPALARIADPLRTVAEASSKALAELRTTLDVLRGNETDSDRQPTPGLDRLPELADATRSAGVAVTVEEHGERRELGQAVEITLYRITQEALTNVVKHAGATRATVRLDYQDERVRLEITDDGRGGNGRRSAGYGIIGMTERATVLGGRLTAGTGGHGGFTVTADLPAKERP, from the coding sequence GTGACGAGGGAACCCGGGCGCCGCGTCGGTCTCGCCGACGCGGCGCTGACCGCCGCCTTGACCGCGGTCACCGTGCTGACCGCGTGGTTGCTGCCCGCGCACTGGTTCGAAGGGCGCGCGCTCAACCTCCTCGGCGCGGCACTCCTCGTGGCACAGGCGCTGCCGGTGCTCGTCCGCCGCCGCTGGCCGCTGCCCGCGTTGCTGGTGGGCTGCGCCGCGGCGGTGCCGTACCACGCGGTGGACTACCCGCACGAGGTCGCGCTGCCGCCGATCATGGTGCTGCTCTACACCGCGGTGGTCACCGGCACACGGAAGCGCACGATCGCCACCCTGCTGCCGATCTTCCTGGCCATCGCGCTGACCATCGGGCTGACCCAGGACGGCCCGCCGGGGGTGGAGATCGCCGCGCCGCTGGGCTGGCTGACCGTGGCGACGGTGTTCGGCGAGGCCGTCCGGCAACACCGCCAGTACATCGACGGCCTCCACGAGCGTGCCGCGCGCGGGGTGGCCGAGGAGCGGCTGCGGATCGCCCGCGACCTGCACGACGTGCTGGCGCACAACATCGTGGTGATCAACGCGCACGCCGGCGTGGCCGCGCACCTGCTCGACGAGGACCGCGAGAACCCGGCGCTGGCGCGGATCGCCGACCCGCTGCGGACCGTCGCCGAGGCCAGCAGCAAGGCGCTCGCGGAACTCCGCACCACGCTGGACGTGTTGCGCGGCAACGAAACCGACTCCGACCGCCAGCCGACGCCCGGTCTCGACCGGCTGCCGGAACTCGCCGACGCGACCCGGTCCGCCGGGGTCGCGGTCACCGTCGAGGAGCACGGCGAGCGCCGGGAACTGGGCCAGGCGGTGGAAATCACCCTGTACCGGATCACCCAGGAGGCGCTGACGAACGTGGTCAAGCACGCCGGGGCCACGCGGGCGACGGTCCGGCTCGACTACCAGGACGAGCGCGTGCGGCTGGAGATCACCGACGACGGCCGCGGCGGGAACGGCCGCCGGTCCGCCGGGTACGGCATCATCGGCATGACCGAACGCGCCACCGTGCTCGGCGGACGGCTCACCGCCGGTACCGGCGGCCACGGCGGCTTCACCGTCACCGCCGACCTGCCCGCGAAGGAGCGCCCGTGA
- a CDS encoding MMPL family transporter, whose translation MLEKAEQARGIFALPAGRTAKRVVIGLWLLLLALAVPVGLNIGSVQSDDARDRLPADAESTRVTELVERIPGGEGDQVLVVQQRDGGITEADRTWATGRRDALGASGMPPVTSDDGRTLLYQVERENPGEDEERTAAFVEEVRLAVAQPPPGLTVQVTGPSAIGADIDAVFEGIDETLMMVTTAVVALLLIITYRSPFLWLLPLAAVGGSAVVAMAALYGIASAAGITVSTQSFSIMIVLVFGAGTDYAMLLVARYREELRRVHDVHQAMGAALRGAGPAVLASAGTVTLGLLCLLAARMNDLSGLGLAGAVGIACTLLTMLTLFPALLVLTGRRVFWPKVPRYGAPATANRGIWAGVAQHAVGKPVRTAAAGAAVLGVFALGLTQLGGDLGETGQFTDTPESVAGYATLGQAFPEQSGRPLTVVTDSSRAADVTARATAVPGVADAEPAQQGDGLTVIEVHPAATPDSQEEFDTVSRLRAAVGPDALVGGPAAEELDTREATTSDNWRVLPLVLAVVLLVLVLLLRKVLASLVVVGTVLLCFAAALGIGAVAFDLLFGFAGTAANLPALCFVFGVALGVDYSIFLVARIRDDAPRLGTKEATRRAVTSTGGVIASAGLVLAATFAVLASLPFVPMVELGFAVAAGVLLQTLVVQPLLVAPLLVALPGKMER comes from the coding sequence GTGCTGGAAAAAGCGGAACAGGCACGCGGGATCTTCGCGCTGCCCGCCGGGCGGACGGCCAAGCGGGTGGTCATCGGGTTGTGGTTGCTGCTGCTCGCGCTCGCCGTACCGGTGGGGCTGAACATCGGCTCGGTGCAGAGCGACGACGCCCGCGACCGGCTGCCCGCCGACGCGGAATCCACCAGGGTCACCGAACTCGTGGAGCGGATCCCCGGCGGCGAGGGCGATCAGGTGCTCGTCGTGCAGCAGCGCGACGGCGGCATCACCGAAGCGGACCGCACGTGGGCGACCGGGCGCCGCGACGCGCTCGGCGCGAGCGGCATGCCGCCGGTCACCTCCGACGACGGCCGGACGTTGCTGTACCAGGTCGAGCGCGAGAACCCCGGCGAGGACGAGGAACGCACGGCCGCCTTCGTCGAGGAGGTCCGCCTCGCCGTGGCGCAACCGCCGCCGGGGCTCACCGTGCAGGTGACCGGTCCCAGCGCGATCGGCGCCGACATCGACGCGGTGTTCGAGGGCATCGACGAAACACTGATGATGGTGACCACCGCGGTGGTGGCGCTGCTGTTGATCATCACCTACCGCAGCCCGTTCCTGTGGCTGCTGCCGCTCGCCGCGGTCGGCGGGTCGGCGGTGGTCGCCATGGCGGCGCTGTACGGGATCGCGTCGGCCGCCGGGATCACCGTTTCCACGCAGAGCTTCTCGATCATGATCGTGCTCGTTTTCGGCGCGGGCACCGACTACGCGATGCTGCTGGTCGCCCGGTACCGGGAGGAACTCCGCCGCGTGCACGACGTGCACCAGGCGATGGGCGCCGCGCTGCGGGGAGCCGGCCCGGCGGTGCTCGCGTCGGCGGGCACGGTCACGCTCGGCCTGCTCTGCCTGCTCGCCGCGCGGATGAACGACCTGTCCGGGCTCGGCCTGGCCGGTGCCGTCGGCATCGCCTGCACGCTGCTCACCATGCTCACCTTGTTCCCGGCGTTGCTGGTGCTCACCGGCAGGCGGGTGTTCTGGCCGAAGGTGCCGCGCTACGGCGCTCCGGCCACGGCGAACCGCGGGATCTGGGCCGGGGTCGCCCAGCACGCCGTCGGCAAACCGGTGCGCACCGCCGCGGCGGGCGCCGCCGTGCTCGGCGTGTTCGCCCTCGGCCTCACCCAGCTCGGCGGCGACCTCGGCGAGACCGGCCAGTTCACCGACACCCCGGAGTCGGTCGCCGGGTACGCCACGCTCGGGCAGGCGTTCCCCGAGCAGAGCGGCCGCCCGCTCACCGTGGTCACCGACAGCTCCCGAGCCGCCGACGTGACCGCGCGGGCCACGGCCGTGCCCGGGGTCGCCGACGCCGAACCGGCTCAGCAGGGCGACGGGCTGACCGTGATCGAGGTCCACCCGGCCGCCACGCCGGACAGCCAGGAGGAGTTCGACACGGTGAGCAGGCTGCGCGCGGCCGTCGGGCCGGACGCGCTCGTCGGCGGTCCGGCGGCGGAGGAACTGGACACGCGCGAGGCCACCACGTCGGACAACTGGCGCGTGCTGCCGTTGGTGCTCGCCGTGGTCCTGCTCGTGCTGGTCCTGCTGTTGCGCAAGGTGCTGGCCTCGCTCGTGGTGGTGGGCACGGTGCTGCTCTGCTTCGCCGCCGCGCTCGGCATCGGCGCGGTCGCCTTCGACCTGCTCTTCGGCTTCGCCGGAACGGCGGCGAACCTGCCCGCCTTGTGCTTCGTCTTCGGCGTCGCGCTGGGGGTGGACTATTCGATCTTCCTGGTGGCGCGCATCCGCGACGACGCGCCGCGGCTGGGCACGAAGGAGGCCACGCGCCGGGCGGTGACCTCGACCGGTGGGGTGATCGCGTCGGCGGGCCTGGTGCTCGCGGCCACCTTCGCGGTGCTGGCCTCGCTGCCGTTCGTGCCGATGGTCGAACTGGGCTTCGCGGTCGCCGCCGGGGTGCTGCTGCAGACGCTGGTGGTGCAACCGCTGCTGGTCGCGCCCCTGCTGGTGGCGCTGCCGGGGAAGATGGAGCGGTGA
- a CDS encoding MerR family transcriptional regulator: MKSSEYTVGELAGRFGLLTNVLRHWETEGLLTPVRTAGGQRRYRRADVVKVVLILQGKELGFSLAEIRRVLTTDDPADRRAALREHHAALTRRIEEAEAARAALTHAIACTSEDFLDCGHFRKQLAERMPPG; encoded by the coding sequence ATGAAGTCAAGCGAGTACACCGTCGGCGAGCTGGCCGGCCGGTTCGGGCTGCTGACGAACGTGCTCCGGCACTGGGAGACCGAAGGCTTGCTCACGCCGGTGCGCACCGCGGGCGGGCAGCGCCGGTACCGGCGGGCCGACGTGGTCAAGGTGGTGCTCATCCTCCAGGGCAAGGAACTCGGCTTCAGCCTCGCCGAAATCCGGCGCGTGCTCACCACCGACGACCCGGCCGACCGGCGCGCGGCCCTGCGCGAACACCACGCCGCCCTGACCAGGCGGATCGAAGAGGCCGAAGCCGCCCGCGCCGCGTTGACCCACGCGATCGCCTGCACCAGCGAGGACTTCCTCGACTGCGGTCACTTCCGCAAGCAGCTCGCCGAGCGCATGCCGCCCGGTTGA
- a CDS encoding methyltransferase domain-containing protein has product MIERFVAMMDGFEREPAAAAARHRSHELLRIAPGQRVVDVGCGTGTSVGELTAAGALVSGVDVNPEVLVVAKERHPAGDFTTGSAESIPFPDGHFAGYRAERVYHAVADPAAALAEAARVLAPGGRIVLIGPDWTMLGLDSTDEETERAVLAAQVASMPSPRCALRFRNLLLDGGFTDVAVEVHTAVLTGASGLPMLESAASVAVGTGAVSPSRAESWLAEQRQRVERGRFLLAAPQFVTSGVRGSGR; this is encoded by the coding sequence ATGATCGAACGCTTTGTCGCCATGATGGATGGTTTCGAACGCGAGCCCGCGGCCGCGGCCGCCCGGCACCGCTCGCACGAACTGCTGCGGATCGCACCGGGCCAGCGGGTGGTGGATGTGGGGTGTGGAACCGGGACCTCGGTGGGTGAACTGACCGCGGCCGGGGCGCTGGTGTCCGGAGTGGACGTCAACCCCGAAGTGCTGGTGGTGGCCAAGGAACGGCACCCCGCCGGGGATTTCACCACCGGCAGCGCGGAGTCGATCCCCTTTCCGGACGGGCATTTCGCCGGTTACCGCGCGGAACGCGTCTACCACGCGGTCGCCGATCCGGCGGCCGCGCTGGCCGAGGCCGCCCGGGTACTGGCGCCGGGCGGCCGGATCGTCCTCATTGGACCGGACTGGACGATGCTCGGCCTCGACAGCACCGACGAGGAGACCGAGCGGGCCGTGCTGGCCGCCCAGGTCGCCTCGATGCCCTCGCCCCGGTGTGCGCTGCGGTTCCGGAACCTGTTGCTGGACGGCGGTTTCACCGACGTGGCGGTCGAGGTGCACACCGCGGTGCTGACCGGCGCTTCGGGCCTGCCGATGCTGGAGTCGGCGGCCTCGGTGGCCGTGGGAACGGGTGCGGTCAGCCCGTCGAGGGCGGAGAGCTGGCTCGCGGAGCAGCGGCAGCGGGTCGAGCGAGGCCGGTTCCTGCTGGCCGCTCCGCAGTTCGTCACGTCGGGCGTCCGAGGGTCTGGCCGTTGA
- a CDS encoding SDR family oxidoreductase, whose protein sequence is MNVVVIGATGTIGTAVTAALRERGHHVVPVSRTSEIQLDIAHPDRLFSTVPNLDAVVCCAASGALVPIDAGTDEEFLTGLETKLLGQVRLLRRAVEHLPDGGSITLTAGTFAAPTPGSAFGALTNQGLEAFVRVAAAELPRGLRANVISPGWVGDDATPADVVAAAYVRAVEDPTLNGQTLGRPT, encoded by the coding sequence GTGAACGTAGTAGTGATCGGAGCGACCGGAACCATCGGCACCGCGGTGACCGCGGCCCTGCGCGAGCGGGGGCACCACGTGGTGCCCGTGTCGCGGACCAGCGAGATCCAGCTCGACATCGCCCATCCCGACCGTCTCTTCTCGACGGTCCCGAACCTCGACGCGGTGGTCTGCTGCGCCGCGAGCGGCGCACTGGTGCCCATCGACGCGGGCACCGACGAGGAGTTCCTCACCGGCCTGGAAACCAAGCTGCTCGGCCAGGTGCGCCTGCTGCGGCGGGCCGTCGAGCACCTTCCCGACGGCGGTTCGATCACCCTGACCGCGGGCACCTTCGCGGCGCCGACGCCGGGCAGCGCGTTCGGCGCGCTCACCAACCAGGGCCTGGAGGCCTTCGTCCGGGTCGCCGCCGCCGAACTCCCGCGAGGCCTGCGAGCCAACGTGATCAGCCCGGGCTGGGTCGGTGACGACGCCACCCCGGCCGACGTCGTCGCCGCGGCCTACGTCCGTGCCGTCGAAGACCCCACGCTCAACGGCCAGACCCTCGGACGCCCGACGTGA
- a CDS encoding helix-turn-helix transcriptional regulator: MLGEFLRARRGRLRPADVGLSDYGEFRRVPGLRREELARLAGVSPGYYTRLEQGQRGNVSEAVLDALAKALRLDEDERAHLHALANAKAVDAGPERLLPRHRLLLDAVAVPALVLGRHTDVLAWNRLGHALLAPHLDFESRPNWARLFFLDAQVRELFGEAGDKARDTVADLRHIAGRRPGDAVLTALIEELRRASPEFDELWAAHPVRGCAHHTRVYRHAVGPLTLTDELLPLPDSDGQRLVLFYAEPGSPSAAGLSELSRASSLR, encoded by the coding sequence ATGCTCGGTGAATTCCTCCGCGCCCGCCGCGGCCGGCTGCGGCCCGCCGACGTCGGCCTGTCCGACTACGGCGAGTTCCGGCGCGTGCCGGGGTTGCGGCGGGAGGAGCTGGCGCGGTTGGCCGGGGTCAGTCCCGGTTACTACACGCGGCTCGAACAGGGGCAGCGCGGGAACGTGTCGGAAGCGGTGCTCGACGCGCTCGCGAAGGCGCTGCGCCTCGACGAGGACGAACGCGCCCACCTGCACGCGCTGGCGAACGCGAAGGCGGTCGACGCCGGTCCGGAGCGGTTGCTGCCGAGGCACCGGCTCCTGCTGGACGCGGTGGCGGTGCCGGCGCTGGTCCTCGGCAGGCACACCGACGTGCTGGCGTGGAACCGCCTCGGCCACGCCCTGCTGGCGCCGCACCTCGATTTCGAGTCCCGGCCGAACTGGGCGCGGCTGTTCTTCCTGGACGCGCAGGTGCGCGAGTTGTTCGGGGAAGCGGGGGACAAGGCGCGCGACACCGTCGCCGATCTGCGCCACATCGCCGGCCGGCGGCCGGGTGACGCCGTGCTGACCGCGCTGATCGAGGAACTGCGGCGCGCGAGCCCCGAATTCGACGAGCTGTGGGCCGCGCACCCGGTGCGCGGCTGTGCCCACCACACCCGCGTGTACCGCCACGCCGTCGGCCCGCTCACCCTGACCGACGAACTCCTGCCCCTGCCGGACAGCGACGGGCAGCGCCTCGTGCTCTTCTACGCGGAACCGGGATCGCCGTCGGCTGCCGGTTTGAGCGAGTTGAGCAGGGCGTCCAGCTTGCGGTAG